Proteins co-encoded in one Diaminobutyricimonas sp. LJ205 genomic window:
- a CDS encoding PEP/pyruvate-binding domain-containing protein, with product MQSNQYVQFFDGGIEPRLDQLGGKGASLVTMTEAGMPVPPGFVVTTAQFDAFMRAAGITEKIQQLLADLDPDDITQVDQVSADIRESICSCPVPAELRAETIGAYEALQARFDSPVPVAVRSSATAEDLPDASFAGQQDTYLWLTDIAAVTEHIRKCWASLYTSRAIIYRLRNNIPAEGLSMAVVVQKMVNSLVSGVAMTLDPTNGDRSKITIDSSYGVGELVVSGLVTPDNILLDKVTLALVTEHLGDKHIELIPDAEAHALVEHEVEPARRAVRSLSDEQLLAVAQMAKRAEKHYGCPQDIEWALDADLSDGDNLLLLQSRPETVHSSKPVTQPVPTAQPTTGGFTFSSITSALLKPTT from the coding sequence ATGCAGAGCAACCAGTACGTCCAGTTCTTCGACGGCGGGATCGAGCCCCGGCTCGACCAGCTGGGCGGCAAGGGCGCTTCCCTGGTCACCATGACCGAGGCGGGGATGCCGGTGCCTCCCGGGTTCGTCGTGACCACTGCCCAGTTCGACGCGTTCATGCGCGCGGCCGGGATCACCGAGAAGATCCAGCAGCTGCTCGCCGACCTCGACCCGGACGACATCACCCAGGTCGACCAGGTCTCCGCGGACATCCGCGAGTCAATCTGTTCGTGCCCCGTTCCGGCCGAGTTGCGGGCCGAGACAATCGGCGCGTACGAGGCACTGCAGGCCCGCTTCGACAGCCCCGTGCCGGTCGCCGTGCGCTCCAGCGCCACCGCGGAGGACCTTCCCGACGCATCCTTCGCCGGCCAGCAGGACACCTACCTCTGGCTGACCGACATCGCCGCAGTGACCGAGCACATTCGCAAGTGCTGGGCATCGCTGTACACCTCGCGTGCCATCATCTATCGGCTGCGCAACAACATCCCCGCCGAGGGACTGTCGATGGCGGTGGTCGTGCAGAAGATGGTCAACAGCCTGGTGTCCGGCGTCGCGATGACCCTCGACCCGACCAACGGCGACCGCTCCAAGATCACCATCGACTCCTCCTACGGCGTCGGCGAGCTGGTCGTATCGGGACTGGTCACCCCCGACAACATCCTGCTCGACAAGGTCACCCTCGCCCTGGTCACCGAACACCTGGGCGACAAGCACATCGAGCTGATTCCGGATGCCGAGGCACACGCCCTGGTCGAACACGAAGTCGAGCCCGCCCGACGCGCCGTCCGCAGCCTGAGCGATGAGCAGCTGCTGGCCGTGGCCCAGATGGCCAAGCGAGCCGAGAAGCACTACGGCTGCCCGCAGGACATCGAGTGGGCACTGGACGCCGACCTGTCGGACGGCGACAACCTGCTGCTGCTGCAGTCCCGGCCAGAGACGGTGCACTCGAGCAAGCCGGTCACCCAGCCAGTGCCGACCGCACAGCCCACCACCGGCGGCTTCACCTTCAGCAGCATCACCTCGGCGCTGCTGAAACCGACCACCTGA
- a CDS encoding PEP-utilizing enzyme translates to MPKSFPKPSDLPVPPGAEGWEQLYPYYLVFQDKLKEQEDAKFWFCDSQHWPTVFKPFETIGGEFAVKCLGQYNSRHLMIPNANGIEFRVHLGYLYMSPIPVPEDQIAARVPLFEQRIGHYFQNWESLLDQWRVKVRGTIDEMEGISFRKLPDLVPMEDIVSGKAKDGSEVLLDSYDKLIQLAYQNWQYHFEFLNLGYIAYLDFFNFCKEVFPNIPDQSIATMVQGVDMELFRPDDELKKLATLAVELGLQGEFGNTDDVEATLATIAAAPGGDRWIAQYDAAQDPWFNFTVGNGFYGHDKYWNEHQEIPLGYIADYIRRLEAGQSIMRPVAELIAERDRIIQEYRELLDGEAQATFDAKRGLAAMAYPYVENHNFYIEHWTMGVFWRKIRELSRMLHAEGFWNEPDDLLYLGRNEVRDALFDLVTGWGVGAEPIGPTYWPDEIERRRKIVDALKTARPAPALNTPPASITEPFTRMLWGITTEQVQSWLGEGEAVEGGGLRGMAASPGVVEGLARVIHDADQLSEVQEGEILVATVTAPSWGPIFGKIKATVTDIGGMMSHAAIVCREYGLPAVTGTGSASTTIKTGQRLRVDGTKGTVQILDDADAGELLVSGPGAHSHSHG, encoded by the coding sequence ATGCCAAAGTCCTTCCCCAAACCCTCCGACCTTCCGGTGCCCCCCGGCGCCGAAGGATGGGAGCAGCTGTACCCGTACTACCTCGTCTTCCAGGACAAGCTGAAGGAGCAGGAGGACGCGAAGTTCTGGTTCTGCGACAGCCAGCACTGGCCGACCGTGTTCAAGCCGTTCGAGACCATCGGCGGCGAGTTCGCGGTCAAGTGTCTCGGGCAGTACAACTCCCGCCACCTGATGATCCCGAACGCCAACGGCATCGAGTTCCGTGTGCACCTCGGCTACCTCTACATGTCGCCGATCCCGGTTCCGGAGGACCAGATCGCCGCGCGCGTGCCGCTGTTCGAACAGCGCATCGGGCACTACTTCCAGAACTGGGAGAGCTTGCTCGACCAGTGGCGCGTCAAGGTGCGCGGCACCATCGACGAGATGGAGGGCATCTCGTTCAGGAAGCTGCCCGACCTCGTGCCCATGGAGGACATCGTGTCGGGCAAGGCCAAGGACGGCTCCGAGGTTCTGCTCGACAGCTACGACAAGCTGATCCAGCTGGCGTACCAGAACTGGCAGTACCACTTCGAGTTCCTCAACCTCGGCTACATCGCCTACCTGGACTTCTTCAACTTCTGCAAAGAGGTCTTCCCGAACATCCCGGACCAGTCGATCGCGACCATGGTGCAGGGCGTGGACATGGAGCTGTTCCGGCCGGATGACGAACTGAAGAAGCTCGCCACTCTCGCGGTAGAACTGGGACTGCAGGGTGAGTTCGGCAACACCGACGACGTCGAGGCCACCCTCGCCACCATCGCCGCCGCCCCCGGCGGCGACCGCTGGATCGCCCAGTACGACGCGGCGCAGGACCCCTGGTTCAACTTCACCGTCGGCAACGGCTTCTACGGCCACGACAAGTACTGGAACGAACACCAGGAGATCCCGCTCGGCTACATCGCCGACTACATCCGTCGCCTCGAGGCGGGCCAGTCGATCATGCGACCGGTCGCCGAACTCATCGCCGAGCGTGACCGGATCATCCAGGAGTATCGCGAGCTGCTCGACGGCGAGGCCCAGGCCACGTTCGACGCCAAGCGCGGGCTCGCTGCCATGGCCTACCCGTACGTGGAGAATCACAACTTCTACATCGAGCACTGGACGATGGGGGTCTTCTGGCGCAAGATCCGCGAGCTGTCGCGGATGCTGCACGCCGAAGGCTTCTGGAACGAACCAGACGACCTGCTCTACCTCGGCCGCAATGAGGTGCGCGATGCGCTCTTCGACCTGGTCACCGGCTGGGGCGTCGGTGCCGAGCCGATCGGCCCGACCTACTGGCCCGACGAGATCGAGCGTCGCCGCAAGATCGTGGACGCGTTGAAGACGGCCCGACCGGCCCCCGCGCTGAACACCCCGCCGGCGTCGATCACCGAACCCTTCACCCGGATGCTCTGGGGCATCACCACCGAGCAGGTGCAGTCCTGGCTCGGCGAGGGCGAAGCGGTCGAGGGCGGCGGCCTGCGCGGCATGGCGGCATCCCCCGGTGTCGTCGAAGGCCTCGCTCGCGTCATCCACGACGCCGACCAGCTGTCCGAGGTGCAGGAGGGCGAGATCCTCGTCGCCACCGTGACAGCTCCGTCGTGGGGTCCGATCTTCGGCAAGATCAAGGCCACCGTCACCGACATCGGCGGCATGATGAGCCACGCCGCGATCGTCTGCCGCGAGTACGGCCTGCCGGCCGTGACCGGCACCGGATCGGCATCCACCACCATCAAGACCGGCCAGCGCCTGCGCGTGGACGGCACGAAGGGCACGGTGCAGATTCTGGACGACGCGGATGCCGGCGAACTACTCGTTTCCGGACCTGGAGCACATAGCCACAGCCATGGCTGA
- a CDS encoding SDR family NAD(P)-dependent oxidoreductase, whose product MADSAPRTILITGAAGGLGRAFALGFAGRGYRVAVADVNLAGAEETARLVRETGADAAAFRADVTSVESTESLAANVAEFGGGRIDVVLNNAAVYATVTRSPFEDIDPTEWDLVMNVNLKGPWLVTRAASPFLPEGGRVINISSATVYSGSEQWLHYVASKGGVVALTRVLAKELGKRGITVNAIAPGFTLTEASYGLIDNAEEYGVDRGAIKRASQPEDIVGAAVFLAGPDSAYFTGQTMVVDGGRQFI is encoded by the coding sequence ATGGCTGATTCCGCTCCCCGCACCATCCTGATCACCGGCGCGGCCGGCGGGCTTGGTCGAGCGTTCGCGCTCGGCTTCGCCGGCCGCGGTTACCGGGTGGCGGTCGCCGACGTGAACCTCGCCGGCGCCGAAGAAACTGCTCGGCTGGTCCGCGAGACGGGCGCGGATGCCGCGGCCTTCCGCGCCGACGTCACCAGTGTCGAATCCACTGAGTCACTCGCGGCGAACGTGGCCGAGTTCGGGGGCGGTCGCATCGACGTCGTCCTCAACAACGCCGCCGTGTACGCCACCGTCACCCGCAGCCCGTTCGAGGACATCGATCCCACCGAGTGGGATCTGGTGATGAACGTGAACCTCAAGGGGCCCTGGCTCGTCACGCGAGCGGCGAGCCCGTTCCTGCCGGAGGGCGGTCGGGTGATCAATATCTCGAGCGCCACGGTCTACAGCGGTTCGGAGCAGTGGTTGCATTACGTGGCCTCCAAGGGTGGCGTGGTCGCGCTCACCCGGGTGCTGGCCAAGGAGCTCGGCAAGCGCGGGATCACGGTCAACGCGATCGCCCCCGGGTTCACCCTCACCGAGGCCAGCTACGGACTCATCGACAACGCCGAGGAGTACGGCGTCGACCGCGGCGCGATCAAGCGGGCGAGTCAGCCCGAGGACATCGTGGGAGCCGCCGTGTTCCTCGCCGGACCGGACAGTGCGTACTTCACCGGTCAAACCATGGTCGTCGACGGCGGCCGCCAGTTCATCTAG
- a CDS encoding 2Fe-2S iron-sulfur cluster-binding protein: MPTVHFTDADGTVREIDGNVGDSVMETAVRNGVPGIVAECGGSLSCATCHVFVREDCFEQLPPMSDMEDEMLYGTAIDRQDNSRLSCQLKLDGDDVFVTTPSTQV, translated from the coding sequence ATGCCAACGGTTCACTTCACCGACGCGGACGGCACCGTACGCGAGATCGACGGCAACGTCGGCGACTCGGTCATGGAAACCGCGGTTCGCAACGGCGTTCCCGGGATCGTCGCCGAATGCGGAGGGTCACTGTCCTGCGCCACCTGCCACGTCTTCGTTCGGGAGGACTGCTTCGAGCAACTGCCCCCGATGAGCGACATGGAAGACGAAATGCTGTACGGCACGGCCATAGACCGGCAGGACAACTCCCGGCTGTCGTGCCAGCTGAAACTCGACGGCGACGATGTCTTCGTCACCACCCCGAGCACGCAGGTCTGA
- a CDS encoding NAD(P)/FAD-dependent oxidoreductase: protein MSTAETLQPTPQPMTGTRAATRTGLLIIGASQAGVQLAVSLRALGFDEHITLLGDEDHRPYQRPALSKEFLQGTIESESLIFRSADYWVEHNISVVKGERIVRVDKDADGSGVAHAASGASFPFSRLALTVGARARRMEVEGADLDRVLYLRNADDALELKARIGEAQDVVLIGGGFIGLEAASSLQKLGKNVTLLELGPRLVGRAVGEETAEYFLQAHRARGLDIRLNTNVSRFAADDSGRAVAGVELSDGTVLPAQIVLIGIGVIPNTDLAEQLGLEVGNGIVVDRYSIASDGTTVAVGDCANMPNPVPGSAPGERIRLESVNNAVEQAKVAAYSLTGRREEYAGIPWFWSNQADLKLQIAGLCTGHDQTVIRRDDERGKFSVLYYRGGQIIAADCVNAPLDFMAVKNALASGRNIPAAAAADPATALKTITTDSPTANQPPEGA from the coding sequence ATGAGCACCGCCGAAACCCTGCAGCCCACACCTCAGCCGATGACGGGCACCAGAGCGGCCACCCGCACCGGGCTGCTGATCATCGGCGCCAGCCAGGCGGGCGTGCAGCTCGCCGTCTCGCTGCGCGCGCTCGGTTTCGATGAGCACATCACGCTGCTCGGCGATGAAGACCACCGCCCGTACCAGCGGCCAGCCCTGTCGAAGGAGTTCCTGCAGGGAACCATCGAAAGCGAGTCACTGATCTTCCGCTCGGCCGACTACTGGGTGGAACACAACATCAGCGTGGTCAAGGGTGAGCGGATCGTTCGCGTCGACAAGGATGCCGACGGCTCGGGTGTCGCGCACGCGGCATCCGGGGCATCCTTCCCCTTCTCCCGCCTGGCGCTCACCGTCGGCGCCCGCGCCCGCCGCATGGAGGTGGAGGGCGCCGACCTCGACCGGGTGCTGTACCTGCGCAACGCCGATGACGCGCTGGAACTGAAGGCGCGAATCGGCGAAGCGCAGGATGTCGTACTCATCGGCGGTGGTTTCATCGGTCTTGAAGCCGCCTCCAGCCTGCAGAAGCTGGGCAAGAACGTCACCCTGCTCGAGCTGGGCCCGCGCCTCGTCGGCCGTGCGGTCGGCGAGGAGACCGCGGAGTACTTCCTGCAGGCACACCGTGCCCGAGGACTGGACATCCGGCTGAATACCAACGTCAGTCGGTTCGCTGCGGATGACTCGGGGCGCGCAGTCGCAGGTGTCGAACTCAGCGACGGCACCGTGCTTCCCGCACAGATCGTGCTGATCGGCATCGGCGTGATCCCGAACACCGACCTCGCCGAACAACTGGGACTCGAGGTGGGCAACGGAATCGTGGTCGACCGCTACTCGATCGCGTCGGATGGCACGACCGTGGCCGTCGGCGACTGCGCGAACATGCCGAACCCGGTTCCCGGGTCCGCGCCCGGCGAACGGATCCGGCTGGAGAGCGTGAACAACGCGGTCGAGCAGGCGAAGGTCGCCGCCTACTCCCTCACCGGTCGGCGCGAGGAGTACGCGGGGATCCCGTGGTTCTGGTCGAATCAGGCGGATCTGAAGCTGCAGATCGCCGGCCTCTGCACCGGCCACGACCAGACCGTGATCCGTCGCGACGACGAGCGCGGAAAGTTCAGCGTCCTCTACTACCGCGGCGGGCAGATCATCGCCGCCGACTGTGTCAACGCACCCCTCGACTTCATGGCGGTCAAGAACGCGCTCGCGAGCGGGCGGAACATCCCCGCCGCCGCGGCGGCTGACCCGGCCACGGCTCTCAAGACCATCACCACCGATTCTCCGACGGCCAACCAGCCCCCAGAAGGAGCATGA
- a CDS encoding HD domain-containing protein, which yields MTTANAPGGSTAPPVTDDSLAAAFAADYPVRPVPAGGPVDTSPIATTPSVLEDLDDLWRAVVPETRARGNDIHLPISLAFAERLCRAYPSADVELVRVATLLHDTGWAHVDESRIISEGFTGDWRSSDIRFEHEREGCEVARRVLPGLGYSDEFIERVCLIIDGHDTRQTAYSLEDALMRDADRLWRFDHAGIALASSWFRLDPASYTDRLITEILPELITQAALDMATADIARSRALLKTAVLR from the coding sequence ATGACCACCGCGAACGCCCCGGGCGGCTCGACCGCCCCTCCCGTCACCGATGACTCGCTCGCCGCCGCTTTCGCCGCCGACTACCCTGTACGCCCGGTTCCGGCCGGCGGGCCGGTGGACACGTCGCCCATCGCGACGACGCCGTCCGTCCTCGAGGATCTCGACGACCTCTGGCGAGCCGTCGTCCCCGAGACGCGCGCGCGGGGAAACGACATCCACCTGCCGATCTCACTGGCCTTCGCGGAACGGCTCTGCCGCGCGTATCCCTCGGCGGATGTCGAGCTGGTGCGGGTGGCCACCCTTCTGCACGACACCGGCTGGGCGCATGTCGATGAGTCGCGCATCATCTCCGAGGGCTTCACCGGCGACTGGCGCAGCTCCGACATCCGCTTCGAACACGAGCGGGAGGGCTGCGAGGTCGCCCGCCGCGTTCTGCCAGGCCTGGGCTATTCCGACGAGTTCATCGAGCGGGTCTGCCTGATCATCGACGGGCACGACACCCGCCAGACCGCGTATTCGCTCGAGGACGCGCTGATGCGCGACGCCGACCGACTCTGGCGATTCGACCATGCCGGAATCGCGTTGGCAAGCTCCTGGTTCCGGCTGGATCCCGCCAGCTACACCGATCGGCTGATCACCGAAATCCTTCCGGAGCTGATCACGCAGGCCGCACTGGATATGGCGACCGCGGACATCGCCCGATCGCGGGCGCTGCTGAAGACGGCGGTGCTGCGATGA
- a CDS encoding aldehyde dehydrogenase family protein: MTSRTEPSTTSSTGAVVADAVAARSALSLPYTHVDDLFIDGAWTATASSARNPVTDPATGEVWGSVPDGSVEDVDAAVASARRAFAGEWPRLTPSERAAYLIRIADEVEKRATELSLTNTRENGSPVAESGGAAANAAGILRYFAGLADYLERDDVRPFPRGGGESVVRRDPVGVCALIAPWNFPINLVVIKLAPALLAGCTVVIKPASPTPLSIRFIIDAVAAAGVPAGVVNLVTGSGRLGDSLVRHPGVDKVAFTGSTPVGRRIAAASGELLRPVTLELGGKSSAIVLPDADLDAMSSVLVRSCMRNTGQTCYISTRILAPASRYDEVVDMVTATIAGGAQGDPLDEATVFGPVATEAQFNTVLEYLESGRAEGARATTGGRAAQLSGGLEGGYFIQPTVFADVEPWMRISREEIFGPVLSVLKYTDVDQAVELANNTEFGLGGIVFGADETAALAVADRMDTGSVGINFFASNHAAPFGGRHDSGLGTEYGIEGLNAYLIYKSIHRR, encoded by the coding sequence ATGACCTCGCGCACCGAGCCGAGTACAACGTCGAGCACCGGCGCCGTCGTCGCGGACGCAGTCGCCGCCCGATCCGCCTTGTCACTGCCGTACACCCACGTCGACGATCTGTTCATCGACGGCGCCTGGACGGCGACCGCCAGCAGCGCGCGCAATCCGGTCACCGATCCGGCAACCGGCGAAGTGTGGGGATCGGTGCCGGACGGATCGGTCGAGGATGTCGACGCCGCCGTCGCCTCAGCCCGCCGCGCCTTCGCCGGCGAGTGGCCACGGCTGACGCCCAGCGAGCGCGCCGCCTACTTGATCCGCATCGCCGACGAGGTCGAGAAGCGGGCCACCGAGCTGTCGCTGACCAACACCCGTGAGAACGGCTCCCCGGTGGCGGAGTCGGGCGGCGCGGCGGCGAACGCGGCCGGCATCCTGCGGTATTTCGCGGGCCTCGCCGACTACCTCGAACGCGACGATGTGCGTCCGTTCCCGCGTGGCGGCGGCGAGTCCGTGGTCAGGCGAGACCCGGTCGGGGTGTGCGCCCTGATCGCGCCGTGGAACTTTCCGATCAACCTGGTCGTCATCAAGCTGGCTCCGGCGCTGCTCGCCGGCTGCACCGTGGTGATCAAGCCCGCCTCACCGACCCCGCTGTCGATCCGGTTCATCATCGACGCCGTTGCCGCAGCCGGCGTGCCTGCCGGCGTGGTGAACCTGGTCACCGGCTCCGGCCGGCTCGGTGATTCGCTCGTGCGTCATCCCGGTGTCGACAAGGTCGCCTTCACCGGTTCAACCCCGGTCGGCAGGCGCATCGCCGCCGCCAGCGGCGAACTGCTGCGCCCGGTCACCCTGGAACTGGGCGGCAAGTCCAGCGCGATCGTGCTGCCCGACGCCGACCTGGACGCGATGTCGTCGGTGCTGGTCCGGTCGTGCATGCGCAACACCGGGCAGACCTGCTACATCTCGACGCGGATTCTCGCGCCGGCCAGCCGGTATGACGAGGTCGTCGACATGGTGACGGCGACCATCGCGGGCGGAGCGCAGGGCGATCCGCTAGATGAAGCAACCGTCTTCGGCCCAGTGGCGACCGAGGCTCAGTTCAACACCGTGCTGGAGTACCTGGAATCGGGCCGGGCCGAGGGTGCCCGCGCGACAACGGGCGGGCGGGCAGCGCAGCTGTCGGGGGGCCTCGAGGGCGGGTACTTCATCCAGCCCACCGTGTTCGCCGACGTGGAACCCTGGATGCGGATCTCACGCGAGGAGATCTTCGGGCCTGTGCTGTCGGTGCTCAAGTACACGGACGTCGATCAGGCCGTCGAACTCGCCAACAACACCGAGTTCGGGCTCGGCGGCATTGTGTTCGGTGCGGATGAGACCGCCGCGCTGGCGGTCGCCGACCGGATGGACACCGGTTCGGTGGGTATCAACTTCTTCGCCTCCAACCACGCGGCACCGTTCGGCGGCCGCCACGACTCGGGCCTCGGCACCGAGTACGGCATCGAAGGGCTGAACGCCTACCTGATCTACAAGTCGATCCACCGGCGGTAA
- a CDS encoding HD domain-containing protein, which yields MTSPTSTRYGRDVRRHIPEGVTIDGYLTLSDRDAAIWERAAVHLNVRNNDSHTLYAYGIARALLAVTPDADEAVVLPAILLHDTGWSTVAEHEILEAIAPGGGRPDLVRKHEIEGARIARDILSDLGYGPDLIERIVAIIDGHDSRLTALSIEDAIVKDADKLWRVTPHGIATVCGWFDLTQDESLRITAARVQGSLFTDAARTMGRTLTAIASIDLAPQRHGLS from the coding sequence ATGACCTCGCCGACCAGCACGCGCTACGGGCGCGACGTTCGCCGCCACATCCCCGAGGGCGTCACGATCGACGGCTATCTCACGCTGAGCGATCGGGACGCGGCCATCTGGGAACGGGCAGCCGTTCACTTGAACGTTCGCAACAACGACAGCCACACCCTGTACGCGTATGGCATCGCCAGGGCCCTGCTCGCGGTGACCCCCGACGCCGACGAGGCGGTGGTGCTGCCCGCGATCCTGCTGCATGACACCGGCTGGTCGACCGTCGCCGAGCACGAGATCCTCGAGGCGATCGCGCCCGGCGGAGGACGGCCCGACCTGGTCCGCAAGCACGAGATCGAGGGGGCGCGCATCGCCCGCGACATCCTGTCCGATCTCGGCTACGGCCCCGATCTGATCGAACGCATCGTGGCGATCATCGACGGCCACGACTCACGGCTGACCGCCCTGTCGATCGAGGACGCCATCGTGAAGGATGCCGACAAGCTGTGGCGGGTGACCCCTCACGGGATCGCCACCGTGTGCGGCTGGTTCGACCTGACGCAGGATGAATCGCTGCGGATCACCGCCGCGCGGGTGCAGGGCAGCCTGTTCACCGACGCCGCGCGCACGATGGGCCGCACCCTGACCGCGATCGCGTCGATCGACCTCGCTCCGCAGCGCCACGGCCTCAGCTGA
- a CDS encoding aldolase, translated as MTLTEADAREQIIAAARSLHSRGFTHGSTGNISMRVGARIYVTPTGSSLGTVETGDLSVIDETGAHLDGPRPSKEAFLHAAVLRARPGDSAVVHTHSTYSTAVSCLDGLDPHDAIPPLTAYFVMRVGRLALLPYHAPGDSALGPLAELWARTYSAMLLSNHGPLVSAPTLTAAMDAIEELEQAARLFLLLHGRDIRPLTPEQAAAL; from the coding sequence ATGACCTTGACCGAAGCGGACGCCCGCGAGCAGATCATTGCCGCAGCGAGGTCCCTGCATAGCCGCGGGTTCACCCACGGCAGCACAGGGAACATCAGCATGCGGGTGGGTGCGCGTATCTACGTGACGCCCACCGGAAGCAGCCTCGGCACCGTTGAAACGGGCGATCTGTCCGTCATCGATGAGACAGGCGCGCATCTCGACGGCCCGCGGCCGTCAAAGGAAGCATTCCTGCATGCCGCGGTGCTGCGGGCTCGACCCGGCGATTCGGCCGTGGTCCACACCCACTCGACCTACAGCACCGCGGTCTCCTGCCTCGACGGGCTCGACCCGCACGACGCCATCCCGCCGCTGACCGCGTACTTCGTCATGCGGGTCGGGCGACTCGCCCTGCTGCCGTATCACGCGCCCGGCGACAGCGCGCTTGGTCCGCTCGCCGAATTGTGGGCCCGGACGTACTCGGCGATGCTGCTGAGCAACCACGGTCCGCTGGTGTCGGCTCCGACCCTGACGGCCGCGATGGATGCCATCGAAGAACTCGAGCAGGCAGCCCGGCTCTTCCTGCTGCTGCACGGTCGCGACATTCGACCGCTCACCCCGGAGCAGGCCGCGGCGCTCTGA